The Coffea arabica cultivar ET-39 chromosome 1e, Coffea Arabica ET-39 HiFi, whole genome shotgun sequence genome has a window encoding:
- the LOC113712469 gene encoding uncharacterized protein isoform X1 — MESVLKKYFGFSTFRPYQKEIVDKILDGRDCLVVMATGSGKSLCYQMPPLITKKTAVVISPLISLMQDQVMTLKERGIKTEHLSSAQSASRVQSAAESGQYDILYMTPEKACLLPSSFWSRMLKTGICLLAVDEAHCISEWGHNFRIEYKKLDKLRDMLLDVPFVGLTATATEKVRLDIISSLKMRDPHVTVGSFDRKNLFYGVKSFNHGSPFVDELVEEISKYVESACSTIVYCTTVKDAEHIFKSLLKVGIKAGVYHGQMPNCAREESHRSFIRDEYYVMVATIAFGMGIDKPDIRYVIHYGCPKSLESYYQESGRCGRDGVASVCWLYYTRSDFIKADFYCREANSADQRKAIMDSFVAAQHYCFLTTCRRKFLLDYFGQICTFDKCGNCDNCTSSRKETDMSREAFLLMACIRSCGGQWGLNMPVDVLRGSQSKKILDAQFDKLPFHGLGKEMTVNWWKFLANQLIVKGYLVEKYADVYRSISVGPKGLQFLSSCRPDYQPPLYVAVTSEMIGDVENKFPTDEARDFGGLISAGFEGMSQAEAQLYKLLLEERLKLARVSGTAPYAICGDETLRRIALTRPSTRARLANIDGVNQHLMKVHGDHFLQRIQQLSQELNITLDGLPNSQPPAPKEVLKVPKAANLAPAKSEAWRKWQEDGLTIQKIANFPGRSAPIKEQTVAEYILEAAREGCVIDWLRFSREIGLTQEVYKSIQQAVLKVGKEKLKPIKNELAEEVTYSQIKTCLTMQELGLGMSEIESINQHDCKEDEHLNGKPLLSERTNLSHQKEEQFENFQFVNGVRDSAGLRNEDAISDSSIQSRSMEESVDSSNDPPLTRKRQKIDALDVPAEVMVEATETSIIRWLGKFDHGSRNMQVPLSDILGHFNGSTESSVIDLLNSLEGEFLIFKKNDLYMLM; from the exons ATGGAGTCTGTCCTTAAG AAATATTTTGGGTTTTCAACATTTCGGCCATATCAGAAAGAAATTGTGGACAAAATATTGGACGGGAGGGATTGCTTGGTGGTCATGGCCACTGGGAGCGGCAAGTCACTATG CTATCAAATGCCACCATTGATCACCAAAAAGACTGCTGTAGTAATTAGCCCTCTTATATCCTTAATGCAAGATCAG GTAATGACATTAAAGGAGAGGGGCATTAAAACTGAGCATCTTTCTAGTGCTCAGAGTGCTTCGAGAGTACAAAGCGCTGCTGAGAGTGGTCAATATGACATTCTCTATATGACTCCAGAAAAAGCTTGCTTGCTTCCTTCCAG CTTCTGGTCGAGAATGCTGAAAACAGGGATATGTCTTCTGGCTGTTGATGAAGCACACTGCATTTCAGAGTGGGGCCATAATTTCCG GATTGAGTACAAAAAGTTGGATAAGTTGCGTGATATGCTATTAGATGTTCCCTTTGTTGGCTTAACTGCAACTGCTACAGAGAA AGTCCGTCTTGATATCATCAGCTCCTTGAAGATGAGGGATCCTCATGTTACTGTTGGCTCTTTTGATCGTAAAAATCTCTTTTATGGCGTTAAATCTTTCAACCATGGTTCACCTTTTGTTGATGAGCTTGTGGAAGAAATATCTAAATATGTAGAGAGTGCATGCTCAACAATTGTGTACTGTACAACTGTCAAAGATGCTGAACAT ATCTTTAAGTCACTTCTCAAGGTTGGAATTAAAGCTGGGGTCTACCACGGTCAAATGCCTAATTGTGCACGCGAGGAGTCTCACAG GTCATTTATCAGGGATGAATACTATGTCATGGTTGCTACTATTGCTTTTGGCATGGGTATAGATAAGCCAGATATCAGGTATGTGATACATTACGGATGCCCAAAAAGTTTGGAATCTTATTATCAGGAGAGTGGTCGATGTGGTCGAGATGGTGTTGCTTCGGTCTGCTGGCTTTATTACACAAGAAGTGACTTCATAAAAGCTGATTTTTATTGTAGAGAAGCAAACTcg GCAGATCAAAGAAAAGCTATAATGGACTCTTTTGTAGCCGCACAACATTATTGCTTCTTGACAACTTGTAGAAGAAAATTTCTATTGGACTACTTTGGGCAAATTTGCACTTTTGACAAATGTG GAAATTGTGATAATTGCACCAGCTCCAGGAAGGAGACTGACATGTCTAGAGAAGCATTTCTTCTGATGGCCTGCATTCGTTCCTGTGGGGGTCAGTGGGGACTCAATATGCCAGTTGACGTTCTTCGTGGTTCACAG TCCAAGAAAATCCTTGATGCTCAATTTGATAAGCTTCCATTTCATGGCCTTGGGAAAGAGATGACAGTGAACTGGTGGAAGTTTCTAGCGAATCAGTTGATTGTAAAAG GTTATTTGGTTGAGAAGTATGCGGATGTGTACAGAAGTATAAG TGTGGGTCCCAAAGGGCTTCAGTTTCTGAGCTCATGCAGACCAGATTATCAACCACCATTATATGTGGCAGTCACTTCTGAAATGATCGGTGATGtggaaaacaaatttccaaCGGATGAAGCTAGAGACTTTGGTGGTCTGATATCGGCAGGATTTGAAGGAATGTCTCAG GCTGAAGCACAACTTTATAAACTGCTTTTGGAAGAGAGACTGAAACTTGCAAGAGTCAGTGGAACTGCTCC ATATGCAATTTGTGGTGATGAAACACTAAGGAGGATAGCATTGACAAGGCCATCAACCAGAGCAAGACTAGCTAATATAGATGGAGTAAACCAG CACTTAATGAAAGTTCATGGTGATCATTTTCTTCAAAGGATCCAACAGCTCTCTCAAGAACTTAACATTACCTTGGATGGGCTTCCAAACTCTCAACCTCCCGCTCCAAAGGAGGTTCTTAAAGTACCAAAAGCGGCAAACCTGGCACCAGCGAAGTCTGAAGCCTGGAGAAAGTGGCAAGAAGATGGCCTTACAATCCAGAAAATTGCA AATTTCCCAGGAAGATCGGCTCCAATTAAGGAGCAGACTGTTGCTGAGTATATTCTTGAAGCTGCAAGAGAGGGATGTGTAATTGACTGGCTTAGATTCTCTCGAGAGATTGGGTTGACACAAGAGGTGTACAAGAGCATTCAGCAAGCTGTCCTAAAAGTTGGAAAAGAGAAGTTAAAGcccataaaaaatgaattagcaGAAGAG GTAACTTATTCCCAAATCAAGACATGCTTGACAATGCAAGAATTAGGACTTGGCATGAGCGAAATTGAATCCATTAATCAGCATGACTGCAAGGAGGATGAACATTTGAATGGGAAACCATTATTGTCAGAAAGAACTAACCTCTCGCATCAAAAGGAAGAACAATTTGAGAATTTTCAATTTGTTAATGGAGTCCGTGACTCGGCTGGGTTAAGGAATGAAGATGCAATTTCTGACAGCTCTATACAGAGCAGAAGCATGGAAGAATCTGTAGATTCTTCAAATGATCCACCTCTTACAAGGAAACGCCAAAAGATTGATGCCTTGGACGTACCGGCTGAAGTTATGGTAGAAGCAACCGAGACTTCAATTATACGCTGGCTTGGGAAGTTTGATCATGGG TCTCGGAATATGCAGGTACCACTTTCTGATATCTTGGGGCACTTCAATGGATCAACGGAGTCATCTGTGATTGATCTGCTAAACAGCCTAGAAggtgaatttttgatatttaaaaagAATGATCTGTATATGCTCATGTAG
- the LOC113712469 gene encoding uncharacterized protein isoform X2: MESVLKKYFGFSTFRPYQKEIVDKILDGRDCLVVMATGSGKSLCYQMPPLITKKTAVVISPLISLMQDQVMTLKERGIKTEHLSSAQSASRVQSAAESGQYDILYMTPEKACLLPSSFWSRMLKTGICLLAVDEAHCISEWGHNFRIEYKKLDKLRDMLLDVPFVGLTATATEKVRLDIISSLKMRDPHVTVGSFDRKNLFYGVKSFNHGSPFVDELVEEISKYVESACSTIVYCTTVKDAEHIFKSLLKVGIKAGVYHGQMPNCAREESHRSFIRDEYYVMVATIAFGMGIDKPDIRYVIHYGCPKSLESYYQESGRCGRDGVASVCWLYYTRSDFIKADFYCREANSADQRKAIMDSFVAAQHYCFLTTCRRKFLLDYFGQICTFDKCGNCDNCTSSRKETDMSREAFLLMACIRSCGGQWGLNMPVDVLRGSQSKKILDAQFDKLPFHGLGKEMTVNWWKFLANQLIVKGYLVEKYADVYRSISVGPKGLQFLSSCRPDYQPPLYVAVTSEMIGDVENKFPTDEARDFGGLISAGFEGMSQAEAQLYKLLLEERLKLARVSGTAPYAICGDETLRRIALTRPSTRARLANIDGVNQHLMKVHGDHFLQRIQQLSQELNITLDGLPNSQPPAPKEVLKVPKAANLAPAKSEAWRKWQEDGLTIQKIANFPGRSAPIKEQTVAEYILEAAREGCVIDWLRFSREIGLTQEVYKSIQQAVLKVGKEKLKPIKNELAEEVTYSQIKTCLTMQELGLGMSEIESINQHDCKEDEHLNGKPLLSERTNLSHQKEEQFENFQFVNGVRDSAGLRNEDAISDSSIQSRSMEESVDSSNDPPLTRKRQKIDALDVPAEVMVEATETSIIRWLGKFDHGVPLSDILGHFNGSTESSVIDLLNSLEGEFLIFKKNDLYMLM; encoded by the exons ATGGAGTCTGTCCTTAAG AAATATTTTGGGTTTTCAACATTTCGGCCATATCAGAAAGAAATTGTGGACAAAATATTGGACGGGAGGGATTGCTTGGTGGTCATGGCCACTGGGAGCGGCAAGTCACTATG CTATCAAATGCCACCATTGATCACCAAAAAGACTGCTGTAGTAATTAGCCCTCTTATATCCTTAATGCAAGATCAG GTAATGACATTAAAGGAGAGGGGCATTAAAACTGAGCATCTTTCTAGTGCTCAGAGTGCTTCGAGAGTACAAAGCGCTGCTGAGAGTGGTCAATATGACATTCTCTATATGACTCCAGAAAAAGCTTGCTTGCTTCCTTCCAG CTTCTGGTCGAGAATGCTGAAAACAGGGATATGTCTTCTGGCTGTTGATGAAGCACACTGCATTTCAGAGTGGGGCCATAATTTCCG GATTGAGTACAAAAAGTTGGATAAGTTGCGTGATATGCTATTAGATGTTCCCTTTGTTGGCTTAACTGCAACTGCTACAGAGAA AGTCCGTCTTGATATCATCAGCTCCTTGAAGATGAGGGATCCTCATGTTACTGTTGGCTCTTTTGATCGTAAAAATCTCTTTTATGGCGTTAAATCTTTCAACCATGGTTCACCTTTTGTTGATGAGCTTGTGGAAGAAATATCTAAATATGTAGAGAGTGCATGCTCAACAATTGTGTACTGTACAACTGTCAAAGATGCTGAACAT ATCTTTAAGTCACTTCTCAAGGTTGGAATTAAAGCTGGGGTCTACCACGGTCAAATGCCTAATTGTGCACGCGAGGAGTCTCACAG GTCATTTATCAGGGATGAATACTATGTCATGGTTGCTACTATTGCTTTTGGCATGGGTATAGATAAGCCAGATATCAGGTATGTGATACATTACGGATGCCCAAAAAGTTTGGAATCTTATTATCAGGAGAGTGGTCGATGTGGTCGAGATGGTGTTGCTTCGGTCTGCTGGCTTTATTACACAAGAAGTGACTTCATAAAAGCTGATTTTTATTGTAGAGAAGCAAACTcg GCAGATCAAAGAAAAGCTATAATGGACTCTTTTGTAGCCGCACAACATTATTGCTTCTTGACAACTTGTAGAAGAAAATTTCTATTGGACTACTTTGGGCAAATTTGCACTTTTGACAAATGTG GAAATTGTGATAATTGCACCAGCTCCAGGAAGGAGACTGACATGTCTAGAGAAGCATTTCTTCTGATGGCCTGCATTCGTTCCTGTGGGGGTCAGTGGGGACTCAATATGCCAGTTGACGTTCTTCGTGGTTCACAG TCCAAGAAAATCCTTGATGCTCAATTTGATAAGCTTCCATTTCATGGCCTTGGGAAAGAGATGACAGTGAACTGGTGGAAGTTTCTAGCGAATCAGTTGATTGTAAAAG GTTATTTGGTTGAGAAGTATGCGGATGTGTACAGAAGTATAAG TGTGGGTCCCAAAGGGCTTCAGTTTCTGAGCTCATGCAGACCAGATTATCAACCACCATTATATGTGGCAGTCACTTCTGAAATGATCGGTGATGtggaaaacaaatttccaaCGGATGAAGCTAGAGACTTTGGTGGTCTGATATCGGCAGGATTTGAAGGAATGTCTCAG GCTGAAGCACAACTTTATAAACTGCTTTTGGAAGAGAGACTGAAACTTGCAAGAGTCAGTGGAACTGCTCC ATATGCAATTTGTGGTGATGAAACACTAAGGAGGATAGCATTGACAAGGCCATCAACCAGAGCAAGACTAGCTAATATAGATGGAGTAAACCAG CACTTAATGAAAGTTCATGGTGATCATTTTCTTCAAAGGATCCAACAGCTCTCTCAAGAACTTAACATTACCTTGGATGGGCTTCCAAACTCTCAACCTCCCGCTCCAAAGGAGGTTCTTAAAGTACCAAAAGCGGCAAACCTGGCACCAGCGAAGTCTGAAGCCTGGAGAAAGTGGCAAGAAGATGGCCTTACAATCCAGAAAATTGCA AATTTCCCAGGAAGATCGGCTCCAATTAAGGAGCAGACTGTTGCTGAGTATATTCTTGAAGCTGCAAGAGAGGGATGTGTAATTGACTGGCTTAGATTCTCTCGAGAGATTGGGTTGACACAAGAGGTGTACAAGAGCATTCAGCAAGCTGTCCTAAAAGTTGGAAAAGAGAAGTTAAAGcccataaaaaatgaattagcaGAAGAG GTAACTTATTCCCAAATCAAGACATGCTTGACAATGCAAGAATTAGGACTTGGCATGAGCGAAATTGAATCCATTAATCAGCATGACTGCAAGGAGGATGAACATTTGAATGGGAAACCATTATTGTCAGAAAGAACTAACCTCTCGCATCAAAAGGAAGAACAATTTGAGAATTTTCAATTTGTTAATGGAGTCCGTGACTCGGCTGGGTTAAGGAATGAAGATGCAATTTCTGACAGCTCTATACAGAGCAGAAGCATGGAAGAATCTGTAGATTCTTCAAATGATCCACCTCTTACAAGGAAACGCCAAAAGATTGATGCCTTGGACGTACCGGCTGAAGTTATGGTAGAAGCAACCGAGACTTCAATTATACGCTGGCTTGGGAAGTTTGATCATGGG GTACCACTTTCTGATATCTTGGGGCACTTCAATGGATCAACGGAGTCATCTGTGATTGATCTGCTAAACAGCCTAGAAggtgaatttttgatatttaaaaagAATGATCTGTATATGCTCATGTAG
- the LOC113712469 gene encoding uncharacterized protein isoform X3 — protein MATGSGKSLCYQMPPLITKKTAVVISPLISLMQDQVMTLKERGIKTEHLSSAQSASRVQSAAESGQYDILYMTPEKACLLPSSFWSRMLKTGICLLAVDEAHCISEWGHNFRIEYKKLDKLRDMLLDVPFVGLTATATEKVRLDIISSLKMRDPHVTVGSFDRKNLFYGVKSFNHGSPFVDELVEEISKYVESACSTIVYCTTVKDAEHIFKSLLKVGIKAGVYHGQMPNCAREESHRSFIRDEYYVMVATIAFGMGIDKPDIRYVIHYGCPKSLESYYQESGRCGRDGVASVCWLYYTRSDFIKADFYCREANSADQRKAIMDSFVAAQHYCFLTTCRRKFLLDYFGQICTFDKCGNCDNCTSSRKETDMSREAFLLMACIRSCGGQWGLNMPVDVLRGSQSKKILDAQFDKLPFHGLGKEMTVNWWKFLANQLIVKGYLVEKYADVYRSISVGPKGLQFLSSCRPDYQPPLYVAVTSEMIGDVENKFPTDEARDFGGLISAGFEGMSQAEAQLYKLLLEERLKLARVSGTAPYAICGDETLRRIALTRPSTRARLANIDGVNQHLMKVHGDHFLQRIQQLSQELNITLDGLPNSQPPAPKEVLKVPKAANLAPAKSEAWRKWQEDGLTIQKIANFPGRSAPIKEQTVAEYILEAAREGCVIDWLRFSREIGLTQEVYKSIQQAVLKVGKEKLKPIKNELAEEVTYSQIKTCLTMQELGLGMSEIESINQHDCKEDEHLNGKPLLSERTNLSHQKEEQFENFQFVNGVRDSAGLRNEDAISDSSIQSRSMEESVDSSNDPPLTRKRQKIDALDVPAEVMVEATETSIIRWLGKFDHGSRNMQVPLSDILGHFNGSTESSVIDLLNSLEGEFLIFKKNDLYMLM, from the exons ATGGCCACTGGGAGCGGCAAGTCACTATG CTATCAAATGCCACCATTGATCACCAAAAAGACTGCTGTAGTAATTAGCCCTCTTATATCCTTAATGCAAGATCAG GTAATGACATTAAAGGAGAGGGGCATTAAAACTGAGCATCTTTCTAGTGCTCAGAGTGCTTCGAGAGTACAAAGCGCTGCTGAGAGTGGTCAATATGACATTCTCTATATGACTCCAGAAAAAGCTTGCTTGCTTCCTTCCAG CTTCTGGTCGAGAATGCTGAAAACAGGGATATGTCTTCTGGCTGTTGATGAAGCACACTGCATTTCAGAGTGGGGCCATAATTTCCG GATTGAGTACAAAAAGTTGGATAAGTTGCGTGATATGCTATTAGATGTTCCCTTTGTTGGCTTAACTGCAACTGCTACAGAGAA AGTCCGTCTTGATATCATCAGCTCCTTGAAGATGAGGGATCCTCATGTTACTGTTGGCTCTTTTGATCGTAAAAATCTCTTTTATGGCGTTAAATCTTTCAACCATGGTTCACCTTTTGTTGATGAGCTTGTGGAAGAAATATCTAAATATGTAGAGAGTGCATGCTCAACAATTGTGTACTGTACAACTGTCAAAGATGCTGAACAT ATCTTTAAGTCACTTCTCAAGGTTGGAATTAAAGCTGGGGTCTACCACGGTCAAATGCCTAATTGTGCACGCGAGGAGTCTCACAG GTCATTTATCAGGGATGAATACTATGTCATGGTTGCTACTATTGCTTTTGGCATGGGTATAGATAAGCCAGATATCAGGTATGTGATACATTACGGATGCCCAAAAAGTTTGGAATCTTATTATCAGGAGAGTGGTCGATGTGGTCGAGATGGTGTTGCTTCGGTCTGCTGGCTTTATTACACAAGAAGTGACTTCATAAAAGCTGATTTTTATTGTAGAGAAGCAAACTcg GCAGATCAAAGAAAAGCTATAATGGACTCTTTTGTAGCCGCACAACATTATTGCTTCTTGACAACTTGTAGAAGAAAATTTCTATTGGACTACTTTGGGCAAATTTGCACTTTTGACAAATGTG GAAATTGTGATAATTGCACCAGCTCCAGGAAGGAGACTGACATGTCTAGAGAAGCATTTCTTCTGATGGCCTGCATTCGTTCCTGTGGGGGTCAGTGGGGACTCAATATGCCAGTTGACGTTCTTCGTGGTTCACAG TCCAAGAAAATCCTTGATGCTCAATTTGATAAGCTTCCATTTCATGGCCTTGGGAAAGAGATGACAGTGAACTGGTGGAAGTTTCTAGCGAATCAGTTGATTGTAAAAG GTTATTTGGTTGAGAAGTATGCGGATGTGTACAGAAGTATAAG TGTGGGTCCCAAAGGGCTTCAGTTTCTGAGCTCATGCAGACCAGATTATCAACCACCATTATATGTGGCAGTCACTTCTGAAATGATCGGTGATGtggaaaacaaatttccaaCGGATGAAGCTAGAGACTTTGGTGGTCTGATATCGGCAGGATTTGAAGGAATGTCTCAG GCTGAAGCACAACTTTATAAACTGCTTTTGGAAGAGAGACTGAAACTTGCAAGAGTCAGTGGAACTGCTCC ATATGCAATTTGTGGTGATGAAACACTAAGGAGGATAGCATTGACAAGGCCATCAACCAGAGCAAGACTAGCTAATATAGATGGAGTAAACCAG CACTTAATGAAAGTTCATGGTGATCATTTTCTTCAAAGGATCCAACAGCTCTCTCAAGAACTTAACATTACCTTGGATGGGCTTCCAAACTCTCAACCTCCCGCTCCAAAGGAGGTTCTTAAAGTACCAAAAGCGGCAAACCTGGCACCAGCGAAGTCTGAAGCCTGGAGAAAGTGGCAAGAAGATGGCCTTACAATCCAGAAAATTGCA AATTTCCCAGGAAGATCGGCTCCAATTAAGGAGCAGACTGTTGCTGAGTATATTCTTGAAGCTGCAAGAGAGGGATGTGTAATTGACTGGCTTAGATTCTCTCGAGAGATTGGGTTGACACAAGAGGTGTACAAGAGCATTCAGCAAGCTGTCCTAAAAGTTGGAAAAGAGAAGTTAAAGcccataaaaaatgaattagcaGAAGAG GTAACTTATTCCCAAATCAAGACATGCTTGACAATGCAAGAATTAGGACTTGGCATGAGCGAAATTGAATCCATTAATCAGCATGACTGCAAGGAGGATGAACATTTGAATGGGAAACCATTATTGTCAGAAAGAACTAACCTCTCGCATCAAAAGGAAGAACAATTTGAGAATTTTCAATTTGTTAATGGAGTCCGTGACTCGGCTGGGTTAAGGAATGAAGATGCAATTTCTGACAGCTCTATACAGAGCAGAAGCATGGAAGAATCTGTAGATTCTTCAAATGATCCACCTCTTACAAGGAAACGCCAAAAGATTGATGCCTTGGACGTACCGGCTGAAGTTATGGTAGAAGCAACCGAGACTTCAATTATACGCTGGCTTGGGAAGTTTGATCATGGG TCTCGGAATATGCAGGTACCACTTTCTGATATCTTGGGGCACTTCAATGGATCAACGGAGTCATCTGTGATTGATCTGCTAAACAGCCTAGAAggtgaatttttgatatttaaaaagAATGATCTGTATATGCTCATGTAG
- the LOC113712469 gene encoding uncharacterized protein isoform X4, with protein MRDPHVTVGSFDRKNLFYGVKSFNHGSPFVDELVEEISKYVESACSTIVYCTTVKDAEHIFKSLLKVGIKAGVYHGQMPNCAREESHRSFIRDEYYVMVATIAFGMGIDKPDIRYVIHYGCPKSLESYYQESGRCGRDGVASVCWLYYTRSDFIKADFYCREANSADQRKAIMDSFVAAQHYCFLTTCRRKFLLDYFGQICTFDKCGNCDNCTSSRKETDMSREAFLLMACIRSCGGQWGLNMPVDVLRGSQSKKILDAQFDKLPFHGLGKEMTVNWWKFLANQLIVKGYLVEKYADVYRSISVGPKGLQFLSSCRPDYQPPLYVAVTSEMIGDVENKFPTDEARDFGGLISAGFEGMSQAEAQLYKLLLEERLKLARVSGTAPYAICGDETLRRIALTRPSTRARLANIDGVNQHLMKVHGDHFLQRIQQLSQELNITLDGLPNSQPPAPKEVLKVPKAANLAPAKSEAWRKWQEDGLTIQKIANFPGRSAPIKEQTVAEYILEAAREGCVIDWLRFSREIGLTQEVYKSIQQAVLKVGKEKLKPIKNELAEEVTYSQIKTCLTMQELGLGMSEIESINQHDCKEDEHLNGKPLLSERTNLSHQKEEQFENFQFVNGVRDSAGLRNEDAISDSSIQSRSMEESVDSSNDPPLTRKRQKIDALDVPAEVMVEATETSIIRWLGKFDHGSRNMQVPLSDILGHFNGSTESSVIDLLNSLEGEFLIFKKNDLYMLM; from the exons ATGAGGGATCCTCATGTTACTGTTGGCTCTTTTGATCGTAAAAATCTCTTTTATGGCGTTAAATCTTTCAACCATGGTTCACCTTTTGTTGATGAGCTTGTGGAAGAAATATCTAAATATGTAGAGAGTGCATGCTCAACAATTGTGTACTGTACAACTGTCAAAGATGCTGAACAT ATCTTTAAGTCACTTCTCAAGGTTGGAATTAAAGCTGGGGTCTACCACGGTCAAATGCCTAATTGTGCACGCGAGGAGTCTCACAG GTCATTTATCAGGGATGAATACTATGTCATGGTTGCTACTATTGCTTTTGGCATGGGTATAGATAAGCCAGATATCAGGTATGTGATACATTACGGATGCCCAAAAAGTTTGGAATCTTATTATCAGGAGAGTGGTCGATGTGGTCGAGATGGTGTTGCTTCGGTCTGCTGGCTTTATTACACAAGAAGTGACTTCATAAAAGCTGATTTTTATTGTAGAGAAGCAAACTcg GCAGATCAAAGAAAAGCTATAATGGACTCTTTTGTAGCCGCACAACATTATTGCTTCTTGACAACTTGTAGAAGAAAATTTCTATTGGACTACTTTGGGCAAATTTGCACTTTTGACAAATGTG GAAATTGTGATAATTGCACCAGCTCCAGGAAGGAGACTGACATGTCTAGAGAAGCATTTCTTCTGATGGCCTGCATTCGTTCCTGTGGGGGTCAGTGGGGACTCAATATGCCAGTTGACGTTCTTCGTGGTTCACAG TCCAAGAAAATCCTTGATGCTCAATTTGATAAGCTTCCATTTCATGGCCTTGGGAAAGAGATGACAGTGAACTGGTGGAAGTTTCTAGCGAATCAGTTGATTGTAAAAG GTTATTTGGTTGAGAAGTATGCGGATGTGTACAGAAGTATAAG TGTGGGTCCCAAAGGGCTTCAGTTTCTGAGCTCATGCAGACCAGATTATCAACCACCATTATATGTGGCAGTCACTTCTGAAATGATCGGTGATGtggaaaacaaatttccaaCGGATGAAGCTAGAGACTTTGGTGGTCTGATATCGGCAGGATTTGAAGGAATGTCTCAG GCTGAAGCACAACTTTATAAACTGCTTTTGGAAGAGAGACTGAAACTTGCAAGAGTCAGTGGAACTGCTCC ATATGCAATTTGTGGTGATGAAACACTAAGGAGGATAGCATTGACAAGGCCATCAACCAGAGCAAGACTAGCTAATATAGATGGAGTAAACCAG CACTTAATGAAAGTTCATGGTGATCATTTTCTTCAAAGGATCCAACAGCTCTCTCAAGAACTTAACATTACCTTGGATGGGCTTCCAAACTCTCAACCTCCCGCTCCAAAGGAGGTTCTTAAAGTACCAAAAGCGGCAAACCTGGCACCAGCGAAGTCTGAAGCCTGGAGAAAGTGGCAAGAAGATGGCCTTACAATCCAGAAAATTGCA AATTTCCCAGGAAGATCGGCTCCAATTAAGGAGCAGACTGTTGCTGAGTATATTCTTGAAGCTGCAAGAGAGGGATGTGTAATTGACTGGCTTAGATTCTCTCGAGAGATTGGGTTGACACAAGAGGTGTACAAGAGCATTCAGCAAGCTGTCCTAAAAGTTGGAAAAGAGAAGTTAAAGcccataaaaaatgaattagcaGAAGAG GTAACTTATTCCCAAATCAAGACATGCTTGACAATGCAAGAATTAGGACTTGGCATGAGCGAAATTGAATCCATTAATCAGCATGACTGCAAGGAGGATGAACATTTGAATGGGAAACCATTATTGTCAGAAAGAACTAACCTCTCGCATCAAAAGGAAGAACAATTTGAGAATTTTCAATTTGTTAATGGAGTCCGTGACTCGGCTGGGTTAAGGAATGAAGATGCAATTTCTGACAGCTCTATACAGAGCAGAAGCATGGAAGAATCTGTAGATTCTTCAAATGATCCACCTCTTACAAGGAAACGCCAAAAGATTGATGCCTTGGACGTACCGGCTGAAGTTATGGTAGAAGCAACCGAGACTTCAATTATACGCTGGCTTGGGAAGTTTGATCATGGG TCTCGGAATATGCAGGTACCACTTTCTGATATCTTGGGGCACTTCAATGGATCAACGGAGTCATCTGTGATTGATCTGCTAAACAGCCTAGAAggtgaatttttgatatttaaaaagAATGATCTGTATATGCTCATGTAG